A single window of Plasmodium malariae genome assembly, contig: PmUG01_00_17, whole genome shotgun sequence DNA harbors:
- the PmUG01_00037000 gene encoding PIR protein, which translates to MAAVDYDEILKDSNPYKIYEELNKQVKNATDGQYCSEFENVEQDYRDKSVKLCKKVTNLLEFVYEKDKSKDFKDYCSHYKYWVYQEINKLFNEHSSKSDIDDVIKKFNKLQTVLFTKHKKRDCSYRFDYNTFEGLKYNIEEKYLYDYFKNYNTIKSSETCKKCNNSKYKEYLKFISDIYNNVKEDCCLYGTSVCDNYFLTCDDKFDPRKLLSALLSKGSVNCDGLSNITSNFDEEKLNSMVTDPKILNSITYGTCFNLNNHELTSSNAKYPHCSLLATSVTLNRSVPTDGNAGRALLDSGSPLDGVNLLTGDGQVGENSPQEAASQGEPRTKTRGGDSHSPEELKQEATAEEDAPDTFRWKFDGGGTLQCQTKSRGKNEEVLCEYMDVLIEGTFATHMKDTKSYKVKAGISWTEDDLKPAREIVRKRRSANESNILNNIFFRISTAVTLVMGIIFIFYLFFKFTPFGSRLRRHRKRKQRYRLDFADLSTRKRPRRFLKRTYRHSDRRRFNVVNIEDELLSSNDLRNIN; encoded by the exons ATGGCAGCTGTggattat gatgaaattttaaaagactCAAATCCATATAAGATATATGAAGAATTGAATAAACAGGTAAAAAATGCAACAGATGGTCAATATTGTAGTGAATTTGAAAATGTAGAACAAGATTACAGAGATAAATCTGTTAAACTTTGTAAAAAAGTAACAAATCTTTTAGAATTTGTATATGAAAAGGATAAATCGAAAGATTTTAAGGACTATTGTTCACATTATAAATACTGGGTATATCaagaaataaacaaattgTTTAATGAACACTCATCAAAAAGTGATATCGACGATGTTATTaagaaatttaataaattacagACTGTCCTTTTCACTAAGCACAAGAAACGTGATTGTTCTTATAGATTTGATTATAATACCTTTGAGGGattgaaatataatatcGAAGAAAAGTATTTGtatgattattttaaaaactatAACACTATAAAAAGTAGTGAAACttgtaaaaaatgtaacaacagtaaatataaagaataccTCAAATTTATcagtgatatatataacaatgtGAAAGAAGACTGTTGTTTGTATGGGACATCAGTATgtgataattattttttgactTGCGATGATAAGTTTGATCCAAGGAAACTCTTATCGGCATTGCTATCTAAAGGTAGTGTCAATTGTGATGGACTAAGTAATATTACATCTAATTTTGAtgaggaaaaattaaattctaTGGTAACAGATCCAAAAATTCTAAACTCAATTACTTATGGTACATGCTTTAATCTGAATAATCACGAACTTACATCAAGTAATGCAAAATACCCACATTGTAGTTTATTAGCAACATCTGTGACGTTAAATAGAAGTGTGCCTACAGATGGAAATGCTGGAAGAGCTTTGCTTGATAGTGGATCCCCCCTGGATGGTGTGAATTTATTGACAGGGGATGGTCAGGTTGGAGAAAATTCACCACAAGAAGCTGCATCACAAGGTGAACCTCGTACAAAAACAAGAGGAGGGGATTCTCATAGCCCAGAAGAACTAAAGCAGGAGGCAACTGCTGAGGAAGATGCACCTGATACTTTTAGATGGAAATTTGACGGGGGAGGAACACTACAGTGTCAGACTAAAAGCAGAggtaaaaatgaagaagtaCTTTGCGAGTACATGGATGTATTAATTGAAGGAACCTTTGCTACACACATGAAAGATACTAAAAGTTACAAAGTGAAGGCTGGAATTTCATGGACAGAAGATGATTTAAAACCAGCGCGCGAAATAGTGAGGAAAAGGAGGTCAGCTAATgaatcaaatatattaaacaacATTTTTTTCCGTATTTCTACTGCAGTTACTCTAGTAATgggaattatttttatattttaccttttttttaaa tttaCTCCCTTCGGATCACGTTTACGTAGacatagaaaaagaaaacaaaggTATAGACTTGATTTTGCCGATTTAAGTACACGCAAACGACCAAGACGCTTCTTAAAACGTACTTATAGACATTCTGACAGGAGGAGATTTAACGTAGTAAATATAGAAGATGAGCTTCTTTCATCAA